One genomic window of Candidatus Kuenenia stuttgartiensis includes the following:
- a CDS encoding helix-turn-helix domain-containing protein — protein MPQLVLPLFSPDCKLINNQVGFEKIGSKIYYFHGRLPVFSHEEDDLESFRFITSQLVVGGNVKQQQIVKAFGVSAISVKRSVKRLREHGPKGFFRQSARTRSAHVLTPEVKAKVQKCLERGQSVSETGKKFNIKSSTIHKAIQSGQLEKKKRQKALRSKETKVSVP, from the coding sequence ATGCCACAGTTAGTATTACCCCTATTTTCCCCTGACTGCAAACTGATAAATAATCAGGTAGGTTTTGAGAAAATAGGTAGCAAGATATATTATTTTCACGGAAGACTTCCTGTGTTTAGTCATGAGGAAGACGACCTGGAATCATTTCGGTTCATCACCAGTCAATTAGTAGTCGGCGGTAATGTCAAGCAACAACAAATAGTGAAGGCCTTCGGTGTTTCGGCAATAAGTGTTAAGCGTAGTGTAAAGCGGCTAAGAGAACATGGGCCTAAGGGATTTTTCCGTCAGTCAGCGCGAACAAGGTCAGCCCATGTGCTTACGCCAGAGGTAAAAGCGAAGGTGCAAAAGTGCCTGGAAAGAGGGCAGAGTGTTTCAGAAACAGGTAAGAAGTTCAATATCAAATCAAGTACGATTCACAAGGCAATCCAAAGCGGTCAGTTAGAGAAAAAAAAACGGCAGAAAGCGCTCCGGAGCAAAGAAACAAAAGTGAGCGTGCCGTAA
- a CDS encoding integrase core domain-containing protein → MKETEVEIILERAKEKYPDVKPRIISDNGPQFIAKDFKDYIRIGGTAHVKTAPFYPQSNGKIERWHKTIKQESIHPYCPVNLQDARRIVDEFVVHYNTKRLHSAIGYIAPQDKLLGRKKEIFLERDRKLSEARQRRAAKRKIA, encoded by the coding sequence ATGAAGGAAACGGAGGTGGAAATCATCCTGGAACGGGCTAAAGAGAAGTATCCGGATGTCAAACCAAGGATCATTTCTGACAATGGTCCACAGTTCATAGCAAAGGATTTCAAGGACTATATCCGGATAGGCGGGACGGCGCATGTTAAAACAGCACCTTTCTATCCTCAAAGTAACGGGAAAATAGAAAGGTGGCACAAAACAATTAAGCAGGAAAGTATTCACCCCTATTGCCCTGTAAACCTGCAAGATGCCCGGCGAATCGTGGATGAATTTGTTGTGCATTACAACACGAAACGATTACATAGCGCAATAGGTTATATCGCCCCGCAGGACAAATTGCTCGGACGTAAAAAAGAAATCTTTTTGGAACGAGACCGAAAATTAAGTGAAGCGCGGCAACGGCGGGCGGCTAAACGAAAGATCGCTTGA
- a CDS encoding putative transposase, whose translation MGLGCTREQERVEAALGGLNEAVPAFVPDQDVKSAGVLFALPALLLNGLLKYANNYLSFPKGYYGLQSFLLLLSFAALLRIKSLEAIRYCEAGELGKAIGLDRIPEIRTLRKKVKYITNHGEPEQWSKELSKYWMEEDPELAGILYVDGHVRVYSGSKTPLPKRYVSRQKLCLRGLTDYWVNDAVGKPFFVVSKAVNSGLLSVMREQIIPRLLRDIPKQPTGEELKANRHLYRFGVVFDREGYSPEFFKEMWEKRIACYTYKKYVNDVWPESEFIEKEVVLNNGEVVKMKLAERGVYFRKQDLWVREIRKLTDTGHQTSIITTDFMNNAEVLAARMFSRWSQENFLKYMMEHYGIDRLIEYEQEAISETTKVVNPRYRELESQIKTKSTLLNRQRVKYGALVLKAEGEEPDIRKYVQEKATIRESIDTLEKEIEQLKATKKNTEKHIEFSKLPEDKKFQDLKKSGKQFVDTIKMIAYRAETAMANTLQEYISKKDEARSLVRQIFMTDADIMPDEKNGVLRITIHNMTNPRNNRYVQQLCDVLNSSETLFPGTNLRLVYNLVSNQIPPDQEF comes from the coding sequence ATGGGTCTTGGATGTACACGGGAACAAGAACGTGTAGAAGCCGCATTAGGTGGGCTTAATGAGGCAGTTCCGGCATTTGTTCCCGATCAGGACGTCAAATCGGCAGGGGTATTGTTTGCACTGCCGGCATTATTATTAAATGGTTTGCTAAAGTATGCAAACAACTATCTCTCATTTCCCAAAGGGTACTATGGATTACAATCGTTTCTGCTGCTACTGTCGTTTGCAGCCCTCTTAAGGATCAAATCACTGGAGGCAATTCGCTATTGTGAAGCTGGGGAATTGGGCAAGGCAATCGGGTTAGACCGTATACCTGAAATACGAACACTGCGCAAAAAAGTGAAATATATAACAAACCATGGCGAACCTGAGCAGTGGAGCAAAGAGTTATCAAAATACTGGATGGAAGAGGATCCGGAATTGGCCGGGATCCTTTACGTGGACGGCCATGTACGGGTATATAGCGGAAGCAAGACACCGTTACCGAAGCGGTATGTATCGAGGCAAAAGCTATGTTTAAGGGGTTTAACCGACTATTGGGTAAATGATGCAGTAGGTAAGCCATTTTTCGTGGTAAGCAAAGCGGTAAATTCCGGCTTGCTTTCGGTAATGAGAGAACAGATCATACCCCGGTTGCTCCGAGACATACCAAAGCAGCCTACCGGGGAAGAATTAAAAGCCAATCGTCATCTCTATCGCTTTGGTGTAGTATTTGACCGTGAGGGTTACAGTCCTGAGTTTTTCAAAGAAATGTGGGAGAAACGCATAGCGTGTTATACCTACAAAAAGTATGTAAATGATGTTTGGCCGGAATCAGAATTTATAGAGAAAGAGGTGGTTCTTAACAATGGCGAAGTGGTAAAGATGAAATTGGCGGAACGAGGAGTGTATTTCCGGAAGCAAGACCTTTGGGTGCGCGAGATACGCAAATTGACCGATACAGGTCATCAGACATCGATAATAACCACTGATTTTATGAATAACGCTGAGGTACTGGCAGCAAGAATGTTCTCCAGATGGTCTCAGGAGAACTTTCTTAAATATATGATGGAACATTATGGTATAGACAGACTTATCGAGTACGAACAGGAGGCAATAAGTGAGACGACAAAGGTGGTGAATCCCCGTTACAGGGAATTGGAAAGTCAGATAAAAACCAAAAGTACACTGTTAAACAGGCAGCGGGTAAAATATGGGGCATTGGTATTAAAAGCAGAAGGAGAAGAACCCGATATCCGGAAGTATGTACAGGAGAAAGCAACAATAAGAGAATCGATAGATACGCTGGAGAAAGAGATTGAACAACTCAAGGCGACAAAAAAGAATACGGAGAAACATATAGAGTTTTCAAAACTCCCGGAAGATAAGAAATTTCAGGATTTAAAGAAGAGCGGAAAGCAATTCGTAGACACAATCAAAATGATTGCTTATCGGGCAGAGACGGCAATGGCAAATACATTGCAGGAATATATTTCTAAAAAAGATGAAGCAAGATCACTGGTACGTCAAATTTTTATGACAGATGCAGATATAATGCCGGATGAAAAGAATGGCGTCTTAAGGATAACGATTCATAACATGACAAACCCAAGGAACAACAGATATGTTCAGCAATTATGCGATGTACTTAATAGTTCCGAAACATTATTCCCAGGCACAAATCTGCGCCTTGTATATAATTTGGTATCAAATCAAATTCCACCAGATCAGGAGTTCTGA
- a CDS encoding helix-turn-helix domain-containing protein has product MKSKDEKWALFWCNLLHPVIFGEIEKEQTNLFLKKLCLQEVVFPNGKRKRPTISTLRRKLNRYRKDGFQSLARKARSDRGASRRFSPEIIDKAVELKKEQPRRSDDCLNRFLEKYYGKTIPKSTLYRHLRLAGATRLKLGVSQQKVRIRS; this is encoded by the coding sequence ATGAAATCGAAAGACGAAAAATGGGCTTTATTCTGGTGCAATCTTCTGCATCCTGTCATCTTCGGTGAGATTGAGAAGGAGCAGACCAACCTTTTTCTGAAAAAACTCTGCCTTCAGGAGGTCGTATTCCCCAACGGAAAGCGGAAAAGACCCACTATCTCTACCCTCAGGAGAAAACTCAACCGCTACCGCAAAGATGGATTTCAATCTCTTGCAAGAAAGGCGAGGAGCGACCGTGGCGCATCCAGAAGGTTTTCTCCTGAAATTATCGACAAAGCCGTTGAACTCAAAAAAGAACAACCACGCCGCAGCGACGATTGCCTCAACCGCTTTCTTGAGAAATACTATGGGAAAACGATCCCCAAATCCACCCTCTACCGCCATCTCAGACTCGCAGGGGCGACCCGGCTCAAACTCGGCGTCTCACAGCAAAAGGTGCGTATACGCTCTTAG
- a CDS encoding Mu transposase C-terminal domain-containing protein has translation MLVDGEALPTNLCLFIDCYSRYVVEGRYYLKQTLDILIDSLIRAWTIHGSPKELYLDNAKVYHSDALRSACYNLGIKLIHRPPRDPAPGGLVERFFGTSQTQFESEVRSGDIITLDAINQAFSAYLAVVYHARIHSETNQSPKQRYDEGLTVIRHVDMDAALAFFMKRIPRTVDRTFADVRIDNRFYRVDPKLRGDKVEVRYDPYGDLKKVLIYSANGEYLGSGNLYLRDQGAETPAASPSKPKHNYLDLITQKHKSILQAQAKGIDYHQIISERPWPFMAFVQKLALLMGHKGSLSAFSSHELESLKKCYNRIPALNESLLTEAFQNASVKTLPYIIRELQIAYSKKEVS, from the coding sequence GTGCTCGTTGACGGCGAGGCGCTTCCCACAAACCTCTGTCTCTTTATCGACTGCTACAGCCGTTATGTGGTCGAAGGACGGTATTATCTCAAACAAACCCTCGATATCCTTATCGATTCTCTCATCAGGGCCTGGACTATCCACGGCTCGCCCAAAGAACTCTACCTCGACAATGCCAAGGTCTACCACTCTGACGCCCTGCGCTCTGCCTGTTACAACCTCGGCATTAAACTCATCCACAGACCACCACGCGACCCTGCTCCCGGCGGACTGGTCGAACGTTTCTTCGGCACCAGCCAGACACAGTTCGAGTCGGAAGTCCGCTCCGGCGACATTATCACCCTTGATGCCATTAACCAGGCCTTCTCCGCTTACCTTGCCGTTGTCTATCACGCAAGAATCCACTCCGAAACCAATCAATCTCCAAAACAACGCTACGACGAGGGGCTTACCGTCATCCGACACGTCGATATGGACGCCGCTCTTGCCTTCTTCATGAAACGCATCCCCAGAACCGTTGACAGAACCTTTGCCGATGTCCGCATTGATAACCGCTTTTACCGTGTTGACCCCAAACTCAGAGGCGATAAAGTAGAAGTCCGTTACGACCCATACGGCGATCTCAAAAAGGTCTTGATCTATTCCGCAAACGGTGAATACCTCGGCTCGGGAAATCTCTACCTGCGCGACCAGGGCGCTGAAACTCCAGCCGCCTCACCTTCAAAACCAAAACATAATTACCTCGACCTTATCACTCAGAAACACAAATCCATTCTCCAGGCTCAGGCCAAAGGCATTGATTACCACCAAATCATCTCCGAACGACCCTGGCCATTCATGGCATTCGTCCAGAAACTCGCACTCCTCATGGGACACAAAGGCTCTCTCTCCGCCTTCAGCTCTCATGAACTCGAATCGCTTAAAAAATGCTACAACCGTATCCCCGCTCTCAACGAATCATTGCTCACGGAGGCATTCCAAAATGCCTCCGTGAAAACCTTACCCTATATCATTCGTGAATTACAAATCGCTTACTCGAAAAAGGAGGTCTCTTAA
- a CDS encoding ExeA family protein, with amino-acid sequence MFTSHFSMTTQPFSERINTSLIMKDERFTQGLARLQYLLHSGSIAVLYGQTGVGKSTLLKLFLSQIPQNLFLPIYLHFTHLKSSSLLSLIVSQLGEIPKHTKDRLFLQIMDKSLRSNLTPIIVIDEAHLLKTDAITDLRLLVSSPLDSSTHLKIILSGQEHLKYILKRDIHADFAQRISVHYHIHPLTKTQTAAYIDFHLKSSGASDKIFDSDVKDLIHEFSAGIPRQINAISTACLINASIRQSQKITQDIFHQALAEIQSF; translated from the coding sequence ATGTTTACTTCTCATTTTTCCATGACTACTCAGCCGTTCTCTGAAAGAATCAACACCAGCCTTATCATGAAAGACGAACGCTTTACCCAGGGGCTTGCACGACTCCAATACCTCTTACACTCAGGCTCTATCGCCGTCCTCTACGGACAGACGGGAGTCGGAAAATCCACACTCCTCAAACTCTTCCTCTCACAAATCCCCCAAAACCTGTTTCTCCCCATCTACCTCCATTTTACCCACCTAAAATCATCCAGCCTTCTCTCCTTAATCGTCTCCCAGCTCGGTGAAATACCAAAACACACCAAAGACCGGCTCTTCCTCCAAATTATGGATAAATCCTTGCGCTCAAATCTCACTCCCATTATCGTTATCGACGAGGCTCATCTCCTGAAAACCGACGCCATCACAGACCTCAGACTCCTTGTCAGCTCTCCGCTTGATTCTTCCACTCATCTCAAAATCATCCTCTCGGGACAGGAACACCTCAAATATATCCTCAAAAGAGACATCCATGCCGACTTCGCACAACGCATCTCGGTACATTACCACATTCATCCCCTTACTAAAACTCAAACCGCTGCATACATAGACTTCCATCTGAAATCTTCCGGCGCATCCGATAAAATCTTTGACTCAGACGTCAAAGACCTGATCCATGAGTTCTCCGCCGGCATCCCAAGGCAAATCAACGCCATTTCCACCGCCTGCCTGATTAACGCTTCCATCAGACAATCACAGAAAATTACCCAGGATATCTTCCATCAGGCTCTTGCTGAAATTCAATCTTTTTAA
- a CDS encoding CHC2 zinc finger domain-containing protein: MARLFSPQLLRSLRNDIPIDRLIADVLSIPHKYSEGYFRFLCPLCSEFNSATNPNTNLARCFRCKKNFNTIDIVMVDSNSSFPDAVYLLKSVLPQYINST, encoded by the coding sequence ATGGCCCGTCTCTTTTCCCCTCAACTCTTGCGCTCATTACGAAACGATATCCCCATCGATCGACTCATCGCTGATGTCCTCTCCATACCTCATAAATACTCCGAAGGCTATTTCCGCTTCCTCTGCCCTCTCTGTTCTGAATTTAATTCCGCCACCAACCCAAATACGAACCTCGCCAGGTGTTTCCGTTGTAAAAAAAACTTTAATACCATCGACATCGTCATGGTAGATTCCAACTCCTCTTTCCCAGATGCTGTCTATCTGCTAAAATCCGTTTTACCTCAATATATTAATTCCACTTAA
- a CDS encoding IS4-like element ISCku3 family transposase → MMREDWDLLRTFFPNDWKSLAVDTNALKGLRKDKSEEKLLRTLLIHLGCGYSLRETVVRAKRANLADLSDVALLKRLKKSKEWLYKLCLSLFRERGLQINKRNNFHLRLFDATTVKEPGKTGSLWRIHYSIEVPSLSCDFFKLTGTEGEGTGESFRQFPMKKDDYIIADRGYCTGQGIHHATRKGAYLSVRVNSQSLRIFGEEKKPFPLLKEIQYLKRPLAIKSWNVFIPNVDNTEYVKGRLCIIHKTEEAIKIAHKKLKRHASKKGIELKPETLIYAKYVIVFTTFPENQFTAFDILEWYRVRWQIELVFKRFKQIAQFGHLPKYDDDSSKAWLYGKLFVALLTEKLIDFATSFSPWGYFIVKQED, encoded by the coding sequence ATGATGAGAGAAGATTGGGATCTTCTAAGAACTTTCTTCCCAAACGATTGGAAAAGTTTAGCCGTTGATACAAATGCTTTAAAAGGCTTGCGCAAGGATAAATCTGAAGAAAAGCTTCTTCGAACATTATTAATTCATTTAGGATGTGGCTATTCATTGCGTGAAACAGTAGTTCGAGCCAAGCGTGCTAACTTAGCAGATTTATCCGATGTTGCCTTATTAAAGCGATTAAAAAAGAGCAAAGAATGGCTATATAAATTATGTTTATCTTTATTCCGTGAGCGTGGCCTCCAAATTAATAAACGGAATAATTTTCATCTTCGCTTATTTGATGCAACAACAGTAAAGGAACCTGGGAAAACAGGAAGTCTTTGGCGCATTCATTATAGTATTGAGGTTCCTTCATTATCTTGCGATTTCTTTAAACTTACGGGAACTGAAGGAGAAGGCACAGGAGAATCTTTTCGGCAGTTTCCGATGAAAAAAGATGATTATATTATAGCTGACAGAGGTTACTGTACTGGCCAAGGAATTCATCATGCAACAAGGAAAGGCGCTTATCTTAGCGTTAGAGTTAATTCGCAATCTCTACGGATATTCGGCGAAGAAAAGAAACCCTTTCCTTTATTGAAAGAAATCCAATATTTAAAAAGACCCCTTGCTATAAAATCATGGAACGTTTTTATTCCAAACGTTGATAATACTGAATATGTCAAAGGTCGTCTTTGTATAATACACAAAACAGAAGAAGCCATTAAAATAGCTCATAAAAAACTTAAAAGACATGCAAGCAAAAAGGGCATTGAACTAAAACCGGAGACCCTTATTTATGCCAAGTACGTAATAGTATTCACAACGTTTCCTGAAAATCAATTTACCGCTTTTGATATCTTAGAATGGTATCGAGTTCGATGGCAAATTGAACTGGTCTTTAAAAGATTTAAACAAATAGCACAATTTGGACACTTACCTAAATACGATGATGATAGCTCAAAAGCTTGGCTTTATGGCAAACTATTCGTTGCTCTTTTGACAGAAAAACTAATAGATTTTGCTACGTCTTTTTCCCCCTGGGGATACTTCATTGTCAAGCAAGAAGACTAA
- a CDS encoding GxxExxY protein yields MTDAMCSLILKEEVFQVVGDAMEVLNTFGHGLLEKPYENALVVELGPRGIPVNQQPRFDVIYKSVKMGKYIPDLIVFDQIVVDTKTIKKITDIERGQILNYLKITGGKWEHIPIT; encoded by the coding sequence ATGACTGACGCAATGTGTAGTCTGATACTGAAGGAGGAAGTATTTCAGGTAGTTGGCGATGCTATGGAAGTGCTGAATACGTTTGGACATGGTTTGTTGGAAAAGCCATACGAGAATGCTTTGGTCGTAGAGTTAGGACCACGGGGGATTCCCGTTAACCAGCAACCGCGTTTTGATGTGATCTATAAATCGGTGAAGATGGGGAAATACATTCCCGACCTTATTGTTTTCGATCAGATAGTTGTGGATACCAAAACCATCAAGAAAATCACCGATATTGAACGCGGCCAGATATTGAATTACCTCAAGATAACTGGGGGAAAATGGGAACACATCCCAATTACTTAA
- a CDS encoding transposase has protein sequence MKQHLFEKKALSEVCDANGIHPIMYYRWLKGLLSNAVYAFRKWKVKECREWKNKALELEKKLARKNEVLSELMEEHVALKKVLR, from the coding sequence ATGAAGCAGCATTTATTCGAAAAGAAAGCACTCTCTGAAGTATGTGACGCTAATGGTATTCATCCAATCATGTACTATCGTTGGCTGAAGGGATTGCTGTCAAATGCCGTATACGCTTTTAGAAAATGGAAAGTCAAAGAGTGCCGGGAATGGAAGAATAAAGCGTTGGAGCTAGAGAAGAAACTTGCTCGCAAAAACGAGGTATTGTCCGAACTGATGGAGGAACACGTTGCGCTAAAAAAAGTCTTGAGGTAA